The following is a genomic window from Opitutus sp. ER46.
ACCTCACCCCGCACCTGCGCTTCGACGCCCCAAACGTCGTCGCTGTGCGCGTCGACAACCGCTTTTTCAGCGATCCCCTCGATCCCGCCACCGCCGCTGAGATCGCCCGGCGCAACGGCACCGCCGCAAAACCGCGGCTCTCCTCCACCGCTAATCCCAATCTGCGCGACCTCAGCCAGCACGTGAACGCCCAAATTCCCGAAAACGTCGAGGACCTCCGGGCCGACCAGATTCCCTGGAACAACCCGCACTGGCACCCCGCGCACGGTGGGCTCTATCGCAATGTCCGGCTCATCGTCACCGATCCGCTCCACATCGATCTGCCGCTCTTCTCCTTCCTCCAGACCACCGGCCCCTACGCCTACGCGTCCGATATCTCCCCCGCCCGGGCCAACGTCACCGTCGAGGTGCCCGTCACCAACGGCCGCTCCGCTCCCGCCGACGCCGAGGTCGAAATCCAGGTCCACGACGCCGCCGGCCGGCTCGTCCTCACCGCCCGCGATTCGCGCCCGCTCCCCGCCGGCGGCTCTGCGGTTCTCCAACTCTCCGGCGTCATTGCCGAACCTCGGCTCTGGGAACCCGCCGATCCGCACGTCTACCGCGTCCATTGCGCGCTCGCCGTCGCCGGTCAGCCGGTCGACACCGCCGAGGTCCCGCTCGGCATCCGCACCGTCCGCTGGGATGCCGCCCAGGGGGTCTTCATCAACGGCCGCCACCTCAAGCTTCACGGCTGGGGTCAAAAGCCCACCGATGAGTGGCCGGGCCTCGGCGCTGCGTTGCCCAATTGGCTCCACGCCGAAACCCTCGCTCTCATGCAGCGCGCCGGCGGCAACTTCGTCCGCTGGGGCCACGCGGCCGCCGGCCCCGCCCAGATCGCCGCCGCCGACGCCCTCGGCCTCGTCACCCTCCAACCCGGCGTCGACGGCGAGTCCGACACGGTCCGCGCCGCGTGGACCCTCCGCGCCCAGGCGTTCCGCGATGTCCTGATCTACTTCCGCAACCACCCTTCGATCCTCATCTGGGAGGGCGGCAACCAGAAGGTGAGCCGCGAGCACGGTGCCGAGTTGCGCGCGCTGATGGACAAATACGACCCGCACGGCGGCCGCGCCTACGCCCATCGCCGCGCCGACCGCATCACGGCCGAGTTCATGGACGTCGGCATCGGCACCGAAGGCGGCCGCGAGATCGCCGATCTGCCCGTCGTGGAGGGCGAGTACGACCGCGAGGAATCGCCGCGCCGCGTCTGGGACAACGCCTCGCCCCCGAACTTCGGCTATCCCGAGGCCAAGGGCATGACCTACCAGCTCACCAGCGAGCAGTTCGCCGTTAACCAGATCACCCACTTCAAGAAGATCAGCCCGCCGGAGCATTGCGGCGGCGCGAACTGGATCTTCTCCGACTCCACCAGCGGCGGCCGCGTGCCCGCCGAGGTTGCCCGCGCGAGCGGTGAGGTCGACGGCGTCCGCCTGCCCAAGGAGGCCTACTTCGTATCCGCAGTCCTGTTTCGCGACGACCCGCAGGTCCACCTCATCGGACATTGGACCTATCCCGCCGGCACCCGGAAGAACATCTACGTGGCTGCCAACGCCGAGGAGGTCGAACTCCTCCTCAACGGGAAGTCCCTCGGCCGCGCCCAGCCCACCGACACGTTCCTCTTCACGTTCCCCAACGTGACCTTCGCTCCGGGCGAACTGAAAGCCGTCGCACGCCGCGGCGGGCAGATCGTGGCGACCCACGCGCTGCGCACCGCCGGCGCGCCGGTTGCCCTCCGGCTCACCGCGATCACCGCCCCCGGCGGCTGGCGCGCCGACGGCCAGGACATCGCGCTCGTCGATGTCGAGGCCGTCGACGCCGACGGTAACCGCTGCCCCACGTTCCAGCAGCGCGTCGACTTCACCACCACGGGTCCCGCCGTCTGGCGCGGTGGCTACAACAGCGGCAAGCAGGGATCGATCAACCACCCGTTCCTCGACCTCGAGTCCGGTATCAACCGCGTCGCCCTGCGCGCCACGCGCACTGCGGGCCCCGTGGTCCTCCAGGCGACCAGCGCCGGCTTGCGACCCGCCGAGATCGTCCTCGAGCCGCGCGCCTTCAGCGCGCCCGACGGCCTCACGGTCGAGCCACCTGCCACGCCCGCGTTCCCGCTGCCCGCCACCGCGCCTGCCCACCCTGAATTCGCCCCCGCTCCCGCGCTGCAGAAGCCCACCGCAAATGCCGCGCGGGCCAGTGCCGGCTCCGACACCCTCATCCGCCGTTTCGCCTACACCGGTCCCCACGCCGAAATCGTCCACGTCGAGCGCGGCGCGCGCGACGGCAAGATCGCGTATGTGGATCGCGACGCCACGTTCCGCGCGCTGCCCCAAGAACTAGTCGGCGCCGACTGGATCCAGGTCGCCCAGGCCGACACCGCTTACAGCGCGGTCGACTTGATCGAACTCGCCCTGCCCGCCGGCGTGGTCGTCACCATCGCGCACGACGCCGCGCTTCCTCGCCCAACCTGGCTCACCCAGCAGTTCCAGCCCACCGGCCACACGCTCGAACTCAACGGCCGACCCATGACGTTGTTCGCGCGGACAGTCGCCCAGGACGCCTCCCTCACGCTCGGCGCCAACACCGACGCCGCACCCGTCCCAGCCGCGAATATGTACCTGGTCTTCGTCCGTCGCGGGTCCGATCGCACCGCCGGGAGCCCCGGACACGACCTCCGGTAACGAGGGCTGGAGCTTGCCGCGCAGCTTTCGTTGCCCGCGTAAATATCCACCCGCACCGTCTCGCCCTGCCATGCTCGCCCTCCTGCTGTTCGCGCTCCTCCCCGGGTTTGACCTCGCCAGCCACGAGCGTCCCCGCCTCGTCGCCGCCGCCGATGCCGCGCTCCAGGCGGAGCCCCGCACGATCGTCGCCGCCCGCAACCCGCGCAGCGCCGGCGGGCCCCAGGACTTCTCCTCCGAGGGCGATTACTGGTGGCCCGACCCAAACAATCCCAACGGCCCGTACGTGCAGCGTGACGGCTTGACGAACCCCGACAACTTCGTCGCCCACCGTCAGCTTCTGCTCGCCTTCGCCCGCCACGTGGGTCACCTCACCGCCGCGTATCGCGCCACCGGCGACGAGCGCTACGCCGTCGGCGCCGTCCGCCACCTGCGTGCCTGGTTCGTCACGCCCACCACGCGCATGCATCCGCACCTGCGTTACGCCCAGGCAATCAAGGGCCTCAACACCGGCCGCAGCATCGGCGTCATCGACACGGTCCACCTCGCCGAGGTCGCCCTCGCCGTCGAGGCGCTCCGCGGCAGCAAGTCTCTGCCCGCTGCCGACGATGCCGCGATCACCGGCTGGTTCCGCGACTACCTGCACTGGCTCACGACCGACCGCTTCGGCCTCGAGGAGAGTGCCACGCGCAACAACCACGCCACCTGCGCCTGGCTTCAGCGCGCCTGCTTCGCCCGCCTCGTCGGCGACGCCACCGAACTCGCCGCCTGCCGCCGCGAGTTCAAGGAAGTCCTCCTCCCCCACCAGATGGCGGCTGACGGCAGCTTCCCCGAGGAGGTCCGCCGCACCAAGCCTTACGGCTACTCGATCTTCAACCTCGATGTCATGTGCGCCCTCGCCGTCGTGTGCTCGACGTCGGACGAGAACCTCATGACCTGGTCGCTGCCCGACGGCCGCAGCCTGGTTCGCGGCGTCACGTGGCTCGCGCCGTTCCTGGCCGACAAGCAACTCTGGCTCCGCACCGTCCGGCGCCCCGCCGGCCCCAAGGATCCGCCCGGTACGCCCGCGAAATTCGTGGCTCCCGACGTGATGTACTGGGACGCCTGGCCGATCCGCCAGCCGGCCCTGCTCTTCGGCGCCGTCGCCGCCGGCCGCCGCGACTGGCTCGCCCTCTGGCAGTCGCTCCCCGCCGATCCAACGATCGACGAGGTCATCCGCAACTACCCCATCCGCGAGCCCCTCCTCTGGCTCCCCCGCTAGCCCCAAGGCGCCCCATTCCCGCGCCGCGACTGTCCCCACCACTGTCACGTAATACCTGGATTCCTAAGTTGGACGGGCCGGGCGAGTTTGAATTGTGCGGGTGGGGGGAGGTCAGGGTGGAGCGGTGGCGAAGGCGGGATTCAACTTCGGCGAAGTTGAAAACTGTCGGGCGGAGATGCGTTCGAGCAAGGGTTTGCGCGCGGCGAGACCGCCCCAGGCCGTGGAGAGAAAGAGCACGAGTTTGTGACCGCAGCGGCCCGCGATCGCCCCGCAGGTGAAGAGGGATTGGCGGAGGGTGGCGGGCCGGCGTTGCACTTGGACGTGGGCCGGGGCGACGGTCTGGAGGAGGCTGAGCAGATTGAAGACAAAGGCGACGCTGCGGAAGGCCGCCTCGGTGGGAAAGAAGCGGTGCAGGCAGAAGTCATCGGCGCCGAGGTCTGCCTTGAGCTCGGAGAACCGAGGTTCGATGGCGGCGCGTTGGTCGTAGTGATGCCAGATCCAGGTGGCGGGTTCGCGGCGATTGGTGACGAAGACGCGGAAGTCGTAGCCGGGCACGTCGAGCAGGCGCGTGTAGTGAGGATCCGGGAGCCGGAAACGCACGACGACAAAGCGGCGGGGCTGGGACCACGTCGGCAGCTTGAAGGTGAACTCGCTGAGGGCGGTTTTGGCATCCAGGTCGGTCCACTGATCGAGGCCGTAGAGCTGCCGCTGGATCGTCTCCTTGCGGCGCACGACCACCACGTACGGCAGGGCGCGCTGCTCGAGGAACTCGAGGAGCTTTTGGTCGAAGAAGCCGCCGTCAGCGCGTACGCCGGCCAGCGTCCAGTGGGCCGGCACCGTGGCCAGGGCCTCGGAGAGGAACTCGATGGCGCCGCGGCAATCCGAGGCGTTGCCCGCGCGCAGCCACGCATGGAGGACCTGCACGGGCGGGCTGACGAACGCGAGCAGCGGCCGGTGCATGCGGCCCTTGGGCCGCGTGGGGTTGTGGCCGTGGGCGGCGCCCTCCTGCCGCCCGAACCGCTGGAAGGTCGTGGAATCCAGATCGAGCATGCAGGTGCGGGCCGGCTGCTGCGCGAAGAACCACCGCCAAAGTTGCGGGAAGAAACGGGCCACCTCCGCGGGCCCAAAGCGCTGGAAAAAGTTGCGGACCGTGTCGTCGCCCGGGAAACGCGGGACGCCGCACAGCCGCTGCAACGCCTGGTCGGCGCGCAGCAGCTGCAGGTGAGAAAACCGCCGGGCGCCAGTGACCACCGCCAGCCAGAAGGCCAGCATGATGTGCTCGGGCGCCGAGGCGTTGTTGGACCGATACTGGAACGGCAGAAACTGCCGCACCGCCTCGAGCACCCGCATCCGTTGCATCAACTCGAGCAGCACGACCAGCCCGCCGAACGGCGTCACCGCCCGCGTCGTCTCGCGCAAAACAACTTGGCCTCCATCAGCAATCCGCCGAGTCTCGTACTGCATCGTTCTGTTCCTCCGTTTGCGTTTTGTTCATCACCCAAACCCATAGCGGCCGGAACGGAATGATGCACCTTCTACTTCGGGATCCAGGTAATACGTGACACTTTTCCGCCGCGCGCTCGCGCTCCCAGTGTCACGTATTGCGTGACACCGCGCCACCCGTTCCGCCGTCGTTTTCCCTCTGTCCGCGCGCTCCGCCGCCGTGCCCAGTGTCACGTATTACGTGACACTTTTCCGACGGACGCCCGCCGCGAAGTGTCACGTAATACGTGACAGTGTATTGGTGATTCCATGACGCGATATCGCCCTTCCGACCTACGCGAGCGTGGCAAGGCGCGGCGGGAAGACGAAGGGCGCGGCGGCAGAAATCTTGATCTTTCGAAACTCCGGATGCGCGGGATTCAGCACATAGTTTTCCTCGAGCGGAATCAGTGCGCTCGGCACCGCGAGCACCGCCGTGCGGCCAGCCGCCAGCCACTCGGCGCCAAAACGCTGCGAGGCAGCGCCCACCGGCTCTGCCCTCCAGTCCGCCGGCAGATCCTTCGGTGACGGCCGCGCGATCGCCACGCCGTTCCAGTCGATTTCAAACTGCACGAATGTCATCGCAGGCGGGACAGGCTTCGGCAGGTGGACGAACTTCTCCAGCGCGGCCGTCGCCAGATTGCGGCTCGCATAGACGACCGCGGCTCCCGCGGGGTTCCAGCGCCCGCCCTCGAGCGCCGCCCCGCGCCCCGAGAACGAGTTCGTCGCCCACTTCGCGCGATCGATCCGCCAGGCGTCAGGCATACACGCCGTGGTCGATCCGCGTCAGCAGCTTCTCCACCTCGCGATAGCCCTGCGTGGTCTGCGCCAAGTCCATCGGCTTCGCTCCGCCCAGACCGACCTGCGGCGTGCGCAGCCACTCGCCCGCCGTCCCGCGATCTTCAAACACCTCCGCGGCACGGTTCAGCAGCGCGGCGTAGCGCGCGAGCATGTCCGACTCAAAATGCCCCAGCCGCGCCCGATCGGCCTTCTTGCGGTGGAATGTCGCCCGGCTCACACCGCACAGCGCCGCCATGGCCTCGACCTTCAGGCCGAGCGAGGACGCCACCTGGTCCAGCAGGCTCACGGGCAGCCCCTTCTCGATCATGGCATGCAACTCGAGCGGGTTGCCCAGCGCGGCGGTGAACGCGTCGTGTCTCATTTGCGACATTCATCGTCGCAACTGAGACCGCTGTCAAGCCCCCCCTCCGGAGCTTTCTCTTACTCTTCCTCTTTCTCTTACTCTCAACGGATTGAGGGATTGAGGGATTGAGGGATTGAGGGATTGAGGGATTGAGGGACCGCCAGTTGCTTCCCCACTCTCACGCTCACTCTCACTCCGAAGGTCGTTCTCGTCACGGAGTGCACGGAGGCCGGAAGAGGTCACCGAGGAAAACCAGCACGATGCCGGTTCTCCCTCCGTGCCCCTCCTCCGACCTCTGTGCCCTCCGTGTCCCGCCTAGAGGGATTGAGGCCCCTGCTCCGCTGGCTGCGCGCTCGGCCCGCAAGCACCTCGTCGCCCAATCGTTACAGTCGCGACGTTGCCTGCGCGCATTCCGACCGCCATCCCCCAAGTCCATGGACTGCATGACCGAATCCGCCGCGGCGGTGCGCAAGCACGGCCGCAGCCTGCGTGTCGCCGTGTGTGTCGACACGCGGGATGGACCGGGACGCGAACGCTTGCGCGGGTTGTACGACTACGCCACGCCCCGCGCGTGGCGGCTCTTTCACCTGCGCACGGACGAGCCTTCGCTCCTTGAACAGGTCGTTTCAGGCCAGGTGGACGGTGCGGTGCTCTACGATCGGGACCCCACCGTCCACCGCTATCTTCAACGCGCCGGCATTCCCTGCGTCGAAACCGGCAGCCGCAACCTGGAGTTCGACGACGGGGCCGTGCACGTCGATGACGGCGAACTCACCGCGCACGCCGTGCGGCACCTGACGGCGGCCGGCTTCGAACACCTCGCGTACTGCGGTTACGGGCCGAACGCCGTGTCCGAGCGCCGCGCCCGCGAATTCACCGCGCGGGCGGAAGCGGACGGCCGCTCCGCCCAGGTGTTCGCCGACGGCCAGCCCTCCGGCGGCCACGCCCTCGAACCGCTCATCGCCTGGCTCCGCCAACTTCCCCGCCCCACCGGCGTGCTCGCCTTCGACGACAAGATGGCCGAGCGGGTGCTCGCGGCGTGCCGGTGGGCCGACCTCCGCGTCCCCGATGACCTGGGCGTGCTCGGCATCGGCAACGACGAACTCATCTGCGAACTCGCCACGCCCTGGCTCTCGAGCGTCGCCCTGCCGACGCGCGAAATCGGGCGTCGCGCGGCCGAGATCCTCGAAGGCATCCTCGACGGCCACCGGCCCGCGCCCATCCGGCTGCCACTGCCGCCGCTGGAGGTGATCTCGCGCGCATCCACCGAGCGCCACGTTGCCCGCCATCCCGCCGTCGCTCGAGCAGTCGCCTATATTCGGGCCGAGCACCACCGGCCCATCGGACTCAAGGAAATCGCCTCCGCCTTGGGCGTCGCCCGACGCACTCTCGAGCGGCGCTTCGCCGCCGAGATGAACATGACGCCCCACGACTTCCTCGTTCAAACCCGGCTTCAACGAGCGAAGCGCCTCCTGCGTGGCCCCGCGCCAGTCGTCGCCGACGTGGCGCGCGAGTGCGGCTACCAATGCAGTTCAGCCTTCATCCGCATGTTCGAACGCCAGGTCGGCTACTCGCCCGAAGCATTTCGGCGCCGGATGGCGGCCGCCTGCCCCCCCGGCGGCACCTCGGTCAGAGCGGTTCCAAGCGCAGGAGGACGTAGGTGCCGTCGTTGACGAGCACCTTCGCACCGCGCGCGCGGCGCTGGAGATCGGCCAGGAACACGAGTGCACGCGACGCCGTGAGCCGGTCAATGGGCACGCCCGACTCCGCGGCGCGCTGGAGCTCAGGCCCCGGTCGCACCGCGAATCCACGGTGCTCCAGCAACACGTAATGCGCGCCTTCGGGCCAACGCGTCCAACGCTGGCTTAGTCCCGCCGGGTCGGTCTGAAAGATCGGGTTCCGGCGGTAATCCAAGAGGAAGGGTGTGGAGACCCACGCCACCAGCGGTTCGCCCGCGGGCAGCATCTCCTGCAACCAGTCGAGCCGCGCCCGGGTAGTCGGACGAAAGACCGCGCGGTTGTACGCGAGGTAATCGCTCCGCTCCGCCGGCGTGGCCTGCGCCAAGAACACCAGGGGCAGGCGCTCGCGCCACCACTGCGATGGACGTTGCACGGTCGACGGCAAAAAGCCCCAAACGACGACGCCCGCCACGCCGACGGCGGCCACCGCGTGCCACCGTCCCGTGCCCGCAGATGTCTCCGACTCGAGCAGCCGCAGTCCGCACGGCAATGCCGCCAGCAGCAGCGGAACCGCGTAGCGCGTAGCGCCAAACGGGCCGAACACCGCGGGCGCGCCCGCCTCCATCATCAACAGATAGACGACGCTCGCCGTCACCCCAGCCGAGATCACTCCGGCGAGGGCGGGACGATTCGGATCTCGGCCGCGCCACATCGCAAACCCGCCCGCAACGGCCACCACGCCGGCCACGAGCGCCACCAGCGTGTAGGCCCGTTGCGTCGTGCCGTAGTCCGATACCTGGCCCGAGAATAGGCCGACCTCCAGCGTCGGCCCCGGCGGGATCACCGGTGCGCCGCCGGAATGCAGATACAGCGGCGCGTGCAGCACGACCCATGGCATCAATCCGACCACCGCCCCCGCAAGCGACCAGGCCACGCTCGCCCACCGCGGCGCTCCCCACTCCGTGCGCAGGAGCGCGAGGCAGCCGACGTGCACGACCGCGAAGACGCCGAAGGTCGGCTTGAGGGCCACCAGCGCCGCGTAAACCAATCCGAGCAGTTGCCACGCCAGCGGCCGCGCCTTGGCCTCCTCCAGCGCCACACCGAGCAGGATCGCGGTCGCCATCAACGCCACGCCGCTGAAGAGCGCGGACACGTTCACGATCAGCGGATCGACCGCGAGGAAGATGACCATCGCCGCCACCGCGCCCACACCCCAGCCGCGAACCGGCCGGCCCCAGCCCACCAGCCCGAGACAGAGCAGCAGGCCGAACCAGGTATCCAACGCCCCGAGGTACGTGAGCGGAAAATGCGCCGCGACGAATCCATGTAGGAACGCCTGCGCGCCGAGCGTCTCCGCCCCGAGCGAGCTCAGCGGATTCACCCCGAGCGTGCCCGTCGCGAGCATCCGCACGGGCAGCGCGAAGTACTTCTCCAGGTCGTCGTGCACGTTGTACGCGGCGGGCGGAACGAGGCTGTGCGCGACCAATCCGGCGACCGCGAGCCAGATCACGCCGACGACGATCGCGCCGGGGGTAAACCGCCACGACCGCCATCGGCGTCCCGCGACGCACTCCGCGAACGCCGCCGCGACGCCCACCACCAATACCACGTCGAGCGCCCAGGGCCGGGCGATCCGCGCCAGGTTGAACACGCCGCCGACTCCGATCACCGCCGCCAAGCCCACCCCGGCCGTAAGCGGCCCGGTCAACTCCGGCGCGCGTATCAGGCGTCTGACAACGCGCCCCCATCCCCACAGCGCGATCGCGGCGATACCGAGGCAGGCAAAGGGAATGAGCAGCGGTTGCACCGGACGAGGCAGCGATCCCGGGCGGTTTGGCGATCAGCGCTCCGCGATCCAGACGAAACTCTCGCCCTGCGGGCGAACGTGGCCGAGTCCGGGGAACGGGAAGTGCACCGCATAGATGCGCACGCCGTTCTCCGCCGCCTTTTGCAGCAGCGCGCGGCGCTGGGTTTTGCCCGCGGCGGCGTCCACGTCGAACGCGATCGTCCAGTCGGGCCGCTGCACCGAGATGATCGAATGATGCGCCGCATCGCCGATGTAGAACAGCCGCTCGCCCTGCGAGACGATCTCCGCCCCGACATGCCCGGGCGTGTGCCCGCCGAGGTCCACGGTCGTGATCTCCGGCGCGATCTTCTCGCCCGGGCGGAACGTCGCCACCTTTGGCGTGATCGCCGCGACGAGGGCGGCGTTGGCCGGACGTTGCCGGATCCACGCCCACTCGGCCGCCGCGAGGCGGATGGTCGCGTTGGCAAACGCCAGCTTGCCGTCGGCGTCGAGCAACCCGCCGAGGTGGTCGTCATGCCCGTGCGAAATGAAGATATCGGTCACGTCCTCGGGATTGATTCCCGCCGCCCGCAACGACGCCGGCAGCTGGCCGGCCACCGCCCAGTCCGCCTTGCCGGCGCCGGTGTCGAACAACACGACGCGCTTTCCGGCCCGCACGAGCAGCGGCTGCAGGCTGAACTCGACCTTGTCGGTGGGCAGCCCCGCGGTCTGCAACAGCGCCGCGACCTTGGCAGGCGGTTCGCCGACCCCGACGACCGTGCCGTCGTTTGGCATCGTGATGCTGCCATCGCGCAGCGCGAACGCATCGAGCGCGCCGATCTTGAAACGATGAACGTCACCCTTCGGCGCGCCCTCCGACGCACTCACCGGCAGCACAGCCCAGAACAGGGCTGCGAGACCCACAGGAACAACCCAGCGCAGCAGTTTCATAGCCGCGATCGTGCGCGTAAGCGCATCCTGCGCAAGTGCCCGTCCCGCACAGCTTCGCACCAGTCCGCGCGCTACACCCAGCCCGAATATTCCGGACCTCCCCAGTTCCCCCGCGTACGCTTTCCATTTTTGCGCCAGCAAAAATGGCGGAGAGGGAGGGATTCGAACCCCCGGTGAGCTTGCACCCACAGCGGTTTTCAAGACCGCCGCAATAGACCACTCTGCCACCTCTCCGTGGCGCCGACTTGTGTGGCCAGAGAGATACGAGGCGCCCCACCCCGCGCAAGCCGATTAACCGCCGATCGTCTCCGACGACGCCACTTCAGCTCCGCAGCGATGCAAACAGGAGCATCACACACAGGATTGTTGGGCAAACGGCGAGCAGCGCGCCGACGATCCACAGCGCCAAGCGCTCGACGGTGAAGCCCGGCACGACGCACGATTCATGCGGATTCTCGGGACAATAGTAGATCGGAACACGACCACCCTCGCCATATGGGAACTTCGCCTGCATCCCCTCCAGGCTCCTGGCCGACCGGGTCTTGTGGTCGCCCCAGTACGTTTCAGATCCGAGGCGATATCGATACCGCACATACCAACGCCACCGGTTCGACGGGCCGTCGTTTAGGTACCTCGCTCGTAGAACCGTCATCGACGTGATCTCGGCGTCCGTCTGCGGCCAACGACGCGACCTGAACGCGACCGAGACTGCGGGCGCCCCCCTCTTGAAAGCCAGCCACGCGAACGCCCAGAAAGGGAGCGGCATCAGCGCCACAGTCCACAACGCGCCAGAAGTCATTTGAGAGCGCCTAGTTGGCCGCGTAACTGACCTTGCGACAAGCCCGAACCCGGCGGGCCGCGCCGTCGCGGCGACCGGCGAGATCGCCAATGACGGATGTTGCCGGCGGGGCGTGCGACGGTATTCGGTGAAGGCCTCCATGGAACGAGCAAGCCACCGCGCCAACACCCACGCCTGGATCGAGGTCGTCACCTCGGCCATCCATGGGCGCGGTGTGCGCGCCGCACGGGAGATTCCCGCCGGCACGCGGATCATCGAATACACGGGTGAGCGCATCACCAAGGCGGAGGCGCGGCGCCGCGAGGAAGCCCGCCTGCGACGCGCCGAACGCGGCGGCGACGGCAGCGTGTACATCTTCAACCTCAACCAGCGCTACGACCTCGACGGCCGCACCCGGCGCAATCCCGCACGGCTCATCAACCATTCCTGCGCGCCGAACTGCGAGTCCCAGACCGTGCGCGGCCACATCTGGATCGTCGCCCGCCGCGACATCCCCGCCGGCGAGGAACTCACCTTCGATTACGGCTTCCCGCTCGCCGAATGGTCCCTCCACCCCTGCCGCTGCGGCACCCCGCGCTGCCCGGGCTACATCGTCAGTGGCTGGCAACGCTGGCGCCTGCGCCGGCTGCTCCGCGCGAGCCGCCGCGGCACCGCCAAAAAATCGCCCGCGAAACGTTAGCGTCCCAA
Proteins encoded in this region:
- a CDS encoding DUF3592 domain-containing protein → MIRVPAGISRAARTPRPWMAEVTTSIQAWVLARWLARSMEAFTEYRRTPRRQHPSLAISPVAATARPAGFGLVARSVTRPTRRSQMTSGALWTVALMPLPFWAFAWLAFKRGAPAVSVAFRSRRWPQTDAEITSMTVLRARYLNDGPSNRWRWYVRYRYRLGSETYWGDHKTRSARSLEGMQAKFPYGEGGRVPIYYCPENPHESCVVPGFTVERLALWIVGALLAVCPTILCVMLLFASLRS
- a CDS encoding SET domain-containing protein-lysine N-methyltransferase, translating into MERASHRANTHAWIEVVTSAIHGRGVRAAREIPAGTRIIEYTGERITKAEARRREEARLRRAERGGDGSVYIFNLNQRYDLDGRTRRNPARLINHSCAPNCESQTVRGHIWIVARRDIPAGEELTFDYGFPLAEWSLHPCRCGTPRCPGYIVSGWQRWRLRRLLRASRRGTAKKSPAKR